GCCGCTTGCTAGTCTCCTAATCAtcaatgatattaaaaaaaataagaatatacAACTTGATACGAGATGTACTCCGTATTACTTAACGAATTGCATTTAACTTTTGTTACTATTAAGTTAAGTACCTGATATGAGAGCCATATTGCTTCCATTAACATTATGTTCTCGATATCAAATTCATCATCTCTGCAATTACAATACCAATCAAAAGCTAAACAAGTCAGCTTCCATCTGCTTGCAGATGCAAAAGTTAAGTATAAAATACTATCAATGAACTAGTAAGATTTTAATGGACCATTTGGGAACCAAATGAAGATAATTAATGCATGCCATGTATTTTACTTTCTTGTTGCTTGTCAACgaatatatattacaaatttgATAGTCAAAACTTTGCTCAAACTTTGGTACTTCCTTAAATGTAACTAGAGATCATTGCAATCTTGATTTAGGTCCACTCCACATAATTCTCTGTGTTGTTGTAATAGAATGGGGTTACAAGCACTCGACTATAGTCAAACATGTTGGTTAACTGTGAATCTAGTCAAATACTACAAATTTGATATAGATTAGAAGTTACAATAGTAAGAAAGTCAGGGGGTTAAGTGTCGGtttttataattagttaatttaaataaggCTGACAGCCAATTGTTTAGGTCGTGGAGTCTTTCAATTAATTGTTTTTAGGAACTTAGGGCAACTGGGGCATTAATCCAGACAACGGGCTACTGGACTTTCTATTGTAACTTCTAATCTATATCAAAATTTTAGGAAAGTCCTTATGCATTGAGCAATGTGGGCCTCTACTATTGGATAACATAACCCACTGGTACCTCGGATCCATTAAAAAGGATGCTAAGTATGATTACGACCATGTTACACCAATTCACCAATAAAGGCACTAAAGCTAATAAAGGAACTGATAAGTTTTGGTCCACTTACTACTAACCTACCGATACAAATCATTAGGTAGTCTCATTTACATATTACTAAAAAGTGCAAGACTATAAAGTGCCCTGGCAAGATTAATAACATACATCTAATAGAGGGGGTTGGATGTCCAAGAGAAATGTAACAAACAATAACTCAAAATCATGTCAAAATATGAATGTTCAGGCTCTACTATATTTGACATGATTCAATGAAGTTACCTATTCTTTATAGAGCTTGAAGGATGTGTAAGTGCTGAACCACCTAGTTGATGACTTGTAAAGATTTCCTCACCTACACAAGAAGATGACATTTCAGATAGATAGGGACAAACCACACAAACAAAGCAAGAAAAATAGTGTATAATATCCAAACGATCTTTATGCACATTTTAAGTGGCATACCTGTTGCTGATGTATACCCGGCCTCATTTGGTCCAGTAATTAGACTTGTAGAGCTCATATCTTGCCTTCTTTGCATCCTTTCCTCTTCATCTTCAATTTCTTTCCGTCTCATTCTTATTTTTGCGTCTATCACCCGTTGTTCTTCCTGGAAGTCATCAAATATTAGAACCAAGCTTGCAACGATTATCCTACAAAATCGATATATAACATTAGATAAAGCATGCTTTACTCGATTAGTGCTTACAATTTGTTCCAACCCCTTTTCTTCTTTAGTCTTCACCCCTCTATACTCCACAGCATAGTTGTATGTTTTACAAAAGGGACACCTAAAGATTGTTAAGGAACAACATTACAGAACATAGAGTTGAAACACGTTCTGTTGGGTATTATCTTGGTTAAGAAACAAGAAAGGATACTGTGCCGGGTATGATGAATTAGGTGCCTTCATCTGCAGAAAACACTCTGAAACAAAATAAAGGTTACAACATGACCTGATTATTTAGAAACCATATAAAATGAACAACACAAGCACAATATATTCACCTGTACAAATCCCTTTCATGCAACATCTCGAACGATTCAGACTTGGATAATGCTGAGACATTAACGTATAAATACAATGCATCAGAAGTATATAAATTTGGAGGCGTATCTCATTCCCATCCTTCTAAATTTGGGGGATATTTCACACTTTCATATTTACCATTTCAAAACAATTACAATCTCAAATTTACCCATTCCATAGTAAAGTTCATGAGAAGTTACTTATAACAactgttggaaccacgttagtgtgaccgtcactgattgTTTATCAttcttgatatgataattgacgataactgaaatccctatgtctagtaaatatatgatgggcgtatttactcttaaagacatacttcagggtttcccattaggtggtTGTAACTAATaggactaatggtacacacattaaacaccaaaggggttgaatgtgtaaatactcccatcataaatagagagtcattaaccctaagttaaggttaatctctACATATACAAACCCTTAATTTCGTGTGTTTTCTCCTCTTCAATTCGTGCATAACTTACAGCCGAATTCAATCATCCCATTATTATTCAATCAacttgttttgggaacccgaaatcaatggcaactatgtttaatgcctttacaggttccacaggatcttctggtgagtattttcccttgaatcaaatcatgtttattccaacaacaACGTCTTTCACTATAATGAGACGCCAGGAAGCAAGTCATGGTAAAACAAGCCTTATCGacttttcaaaacttcaatATGCTGACAAGCCCAGAAAATAAGCATCAAGAATCCAACAACTTTAATATTCTAAAATTAGTCATATGGCCGCACGCTGCGGCGGTGTAGTGACAGTGGCAGTGACAAGTGACATGTGATGGTGGAGCGcgatggtagtggtggtggcaggctagtagtgtaagttattgatttaaaagtggtattatagttattttaagagtctAAGAGTAGAGTAAATTAACTTCATTAAAGATATGATAGGTATTTCAAATGTAAATGtttaaaatagtaaataaaaagtgttttttttaaggttatcAACTACGGGAAAAAAAACACTAACCGAACAAATACttagtatagataaataatacccaaacaaaaacttcaaacacataaaataattaaaagatatgaatagAAACACAAACCAAGAAACAAATTGGGCATTCTTCAAGATCACAACTTTTACAATCATCATCACCAGGATAACAAGGAGCGAGTTTGGAATCAAGTATTAATCTTTTTAGTTTCTTATGATCCACATCTTTATGTTGATACAACCCTTGGGGCCTTGTATACTTTTCATCTACCAAATGTTTCTTTCTTCCCAACTTATTCCCCATCCAAATACGACTGTATTCTTGGGACAAACAAAAATTGTAACGTGGGCAATAAAATTGAGGAAAAATCTATCACAAAACCCCACCTATAACTTTCACCAAGATAACTTCTTGAAAGAAGCAATTGGAAGGCCTTTTAACATTATGCAAtcaagaaaataacaaaaaagaaagcaaCTTTATGTATGCCCATTAATGATTTTAGTTGAAAAACAAGAATTTGGAGCTGTGAAATGTGATTAAGAAGAAACCCGGATGGAAAAATGTAAACTTTGTTTAGTTTGTTGAAGATAAAAGACAATAGGGAGCAAGATCAGAAGTTTCTATGATAATGTaaagatagagagagagaggtaaGTGTGTCTGTACTTATGTTTGTTCTTGTTAATGTTAATAATATATAGTcactccgtcccaatttaaatctcacattgactaactttgaccgtaaataactttgtttgtgtcatgtaacaattgatataaaatatatgaatggattgagtttttaatgtacttttcgttcatataagtttcatcaactactatataatacaaacaaagttatttacggtcaaagttaatcaacgtaacatttaaattgggacggtgGGAATATATGTTTCTTGATTTgatgatataatataatgaaaatgaaaaaggaatAATACTTTGTTATAACCTGATgggaaagtttatttttataagttatccAATATCCAATCCAATATTGATATACAGTATagcatattataatataattttaattgtataaaaacaaaataggaAAATTTAAGTAGTGAAGTGTTAGGAGGGTTCCTTCAAGTTATCATAACATGATTAGCTAGCACTTGATTGAAAATCTAAGAATAAGATTCAAATATCATCTTTAAAATTTATCCCttaattgaaaattaaaggtTAAGATTTTCACAACTTGATTCAAGTTGGAAAAATAACTTCAGAGAATTTGCTCATTAAAGTGTTTGGTTTTCTCTTTGTAGTTATCAATGATTTTTATAGGTAATGtagttttgtttgtaattttattttttccaacCATTGGACATATTGTGTTTTGTAAGTGAtatggaaagaaaaaatatgGAAAAATTTCATTCTGctttaatcattttctttttataaatataattttttttgaacaatagTAGTGATTGGACTCAACGACATGTCTCTGCATCTTTATAAACTACTTTAAACAAATTGTATCATATCTCTATCAAGAATATCTTTCGTTATTAAAAATTGCATAAATTAGGATATATGAAATGTCAATATTACCTTTAATAGATTACCTACATCATAACTTATGCGGGTATCatactatattattttattatttaataatttatactaGTATATCAATATGAAAATGGttatatgactaaaatttataaaaatttataaagttaaatataactAACAAGGTGGTGAAAAAATATGGCAAGATTGACAATGAGTAAAGAAATATAATTTATGTATGCATGTCTATGCTTATAATTTATAGGCTTAAGagacaatatatattatttaaacataaatttaCAATATCTTTAACTAGATAAAAGAAATACATTGTTACAATATATGTCACTTTCATTTGGAGGGTCCCATTTAGGCCCCTCCTTATACGGCGTTGGGCCGGCGTCGGATGTGCGGCGGCGAGGAGCCGCTATTAGCACGGTCGCGGCTTCAGCTGCGTCTTCTCCGTTCTTTCCGATTTTAGACGGGCGGCGTTGAACGTTTTGTGGGGCCATGTGAACGTTGGAccggattaaaaaaaaagattcaaagtttttttttaaaactaacgGCTAGTAgccatttttaaattatttttttttttattaataccccttccacactaccatttattttttttaagtgtgttttgtttgtttgaagTGTGTACTGTCTTTTACTATTATAATGttcttaagtattttaataacaCAAGTctactttaataaaaataagtttattcataattaaaataacattacaaacagaaataaagaaaaacgtaCAACACAACATAAAAACAGCCTACTTATTTCTTTTGGGCATAAACTGCTTTGGCCATGCTGATGGACTCATTCAGGGTGATGACCGCACAAGCAATTTCTTCCACAGCCTCTTGAATCTTGTCAAATTTTCcttgcaaataagtaaagtattgacactcaagctcaTTACAATGGCCcgtttgtatatatttgatttgttcttCGCACCATTTCTGTTTCGCTTGAAGTTTTTTACCAATTTGAACAAGGTTGTCTTTGCACgtttggtggtcgaggatatcagccatgatactgtcattcacttgatcgacagtcatttGTGGTTTTAGGTTAGGGGCATTTGATGAATAAGCCATTGCAGATGTATAAAAGTGTGAGTTTTGAAATGAGATATCTGGTAATGAGACAATATTTATAGCTGAAGTCACagacgctcctccaacgttcaaaattcaaaatatttacatttacagtccCTACAACGTTCAgtacaaaatatttacaattaaagtccctcaaaaattcaaaacttttCATTTAAAGTCCCTTAACGGCTACCTACTTGTTTCATGTATAAATACCAACCCATAGCATATAACCAGTTTCATCACATTATCACATTATCAATCttcaaacttgtttcatctGCTAACTCACTTACCAttccaaatggcttcatcatcatcatcatcaaaaaagaacATTCACCGACCTCGTGTGACATCTGTCACCAAAaatggtaatttattatagtctctaacttacattccaaatttcttgactagtcaatatgcctatatagtataacaagcatagaaatgtggtgatcatttccaatatgggatttctattacttgatattcaatagtttaggattgagatatttgatcttcctaaacgtagatgactataactatccccgtaatttctaggcttgtagttgttagtcatatttatttctagacattgataaattagtatacgctatttagtggtgaacgaaatcaataattataaaagtaatatataattagtataagtagtaagatggtaatagtaatagtaaaatatcatatgtttagtaaaaaattttagtcatatatatattaccacaatttaatggtgagcaaggaattttaattccattagaattcttatgatacattaagtctaatcataaactaactaaaacacttatctccatatatatatatataataagtataccctaaataataaaaaaaaaaaaaaaacaaaccaaaacccttcttgattttctttgccgatcaacaaacaaacatcacaacatagaatatattttttttttattattattaatcatctcattgtcaaagcaaactttggtaagtttaattataattctattgaatcttgatttaaattacaattaataatagaattcttaaagattatattctattcttcttttcaaggtatctaagaagaagatcatcaatcttggggtaaaatcacttgtcttctcttttcatatatattagtctttttaattattaatatatatatatatatatataagcatatttttttttattaatttttatttataagtaacctatttgatgaatatatattatggcaaatttataataatgaatgaaagggttttttttagggttaaatcaaaagcttgaagtataaatcatattaatgttaaagtttaagtatttaatgaagcataataattaatgtaataaaagaaatccaattatgaaggcatgaaaatcataataacagatttaattaggtgttggaaagatttgaaagtttatatataaatattagttgtagtagtctttaaaaca
The sequence above is drawn from the Erigeron canadensis isolate Cc75 chromosome 4, C_canadensis_v1, whole genome shotgun sequence genome and encodes:
- the LOC122596015 gene encoding E3 ubiquitin-protein ligase DA2-like; translated protein: MGNKLGRKKHLVDEKYTRPQGLYQHKDVDHKKLKRLILDSKLAPCYPGDDDCKSCDLEECPICFLHYPSLNRSRCCMKGICTECFLQMKAPNSSYPAQCPFCKTYNYAVEYRGVKTKEEKGLEQIEEQRVIDAKIRMRRKEIEDEEERMQRRQDMSSTSLITGPNEAGYTSATGEEIFTSHQLGGSALTHPSSSIKNRDDEFDIENIMLMEAIWLSYQETSKRHQNYNDTAQLARYASELHVSAAIAPQVASTSSSSRSGGLACTMASLAEHQVGIESSTNNRNLSIYNVDNDEPTTVDGHGVLTFGSYPTQDEMGPDSFEEQMMVAMAVSLSEARPRTSSQQITWH